In one window of Meiothermus sp. DNA:
- a CDS encoding iron ABC transporter permease, whose amino-acid sequence MVASLSRPIPKPLLAVALLVGLAVLLPLLYLVLRATQAEPAQLVEIVLRQRNLQLLGNTLALLVGVIALTTALALPLAWITSRTNLRGKRLWTVLLVLPLAVPGYVGVFGFFGATGANGWLEDLLGFPWPRPAGYLGALGVLSLFTYPYLFLNLRAALLGLDAGLEESARSLGYRNFEVFWRVVLPQLRPALYAGWLLIGLHVLGDFGVVSLVRFETFSYAIYLQYSASFDRVYAAWLSLMLILLTGSLLWLEARLLKNLSLSRVGLGSARRPNPVKLGRWWLPALALMAVPIVGALLVPLTSIVYWTLQHPSTYANGLAGILEALRNSVQAAAPAALVAALLALPLAYLGVRYPSRLSRLLERTAYIGYATPPLAFALALIFFSLRGVPFFYQTLALLILAYALHFLAEAIGPIRSALYQAPPRLEEAARSLGYKPLQAFFKATFPLLRRGVLASMALVFLSAVKELPLTFLLAPVGYSTLSTRIWGYTSEAMFAEAAPYALLIVLFSAGLVGLLLFQERR is encoded by the coding sequence ATGGTTGCCAGTCTAAGCCGTCCCATTCCCAAACCCCTGCTGGCTGTGGCCTTGTTGGTAGGGCTGGCCGTGCTCTTACCGCTGTTGTACCTGGTACTGCGGGCCACCCAGGCCGAGCCCGCACAACTGGTCGAGATTGTTTTGCGGCAGCGCAACCTGCAACTGCTGGGCAACACCCTGGCCTTGCTGGTCGGGGTCATTGCCCTCACCACGGCGCTGGCCCTGCCGCTGGCCTGGATTACCAGCCGTACCAACCTGCGGGGCAAGCGCCTCTGGACGGTTCTGTTGGTGCTGCCGCTGGCAGTGCCCGGCTATGTGGGGGTCTTTGGTTTTTTTGGTGCAACCGGAGCAAACGGCTGGCTAGAAGACCTGCTGGGCTTTCCCTGGCCCCGGCCCGCCGGCTACCTGGGAGCCCTGGGGGTCTTGAGCCTTTTTACCTATCCTTACCTGTTTTTGAACCTGCGGGCGGCCCTCCTGGGGTTGGATGCGGGCCTCGAGGAGTCGGCGCGCAGTCTGGGCTACCGAAACTTTGAGGTTTTCTGGCGGGTGGTACTGCCGCAGCTGCGACCTGCTTTGTATGCGGGCTGGCTGCTGATTGGCCTGCACGTGCTGGGCGACTTTGGCGTGGTCAGCCTGGTACGCTTCGAGACCTTTAGTTACGCCATTTACCTGCAATACTCGGCTTCTTTCGACCGGGTGTATGCGGCCTGGCTTTCCCTGATGCTTATTCTGCTCACAGGCAGTCTGCTCTGGCTCGAGGCTCGATTATTGAAAAACCTCTCCTTAAGCCGGGTGGGGCTGGGCAGCGCAAGGCGTCCGAACCCGGTAAAGCTGGGGCGCTGGTGGCTTCCTGCGCTGGCCCTGATGGCGGTGCCCATCGTGGGGGCCCTGCTTGTACCGCTTACCTCCATTGTGTACTGGACACTGCAGCACCCCAGCACCTACGCAAACGGCCTGGCGGGTATTCTGGAAGCCCTGCGCAACTCGGTGCAGGCCGCAGCCCCGGCAGCCCTGGTAGCGGCCTTGCTGGCGCTGCCGCTGGCCTACCTGGGGGTGCGCTATCCCAGTCGGCTCTCGAGGCTGCTCGAGCGCACCGCCTACATCGGCTACGCCACCCCTCCGCTGGCTTTCGCCCTGGCCCTGATTTTTTTCAGTCTACGGGGGGTACCCTTCTTCTATCAAACCTTGGCCCTGCTCATTCTGGCCTATGCCCTGCATTTTCTGGCCGAAGCCATCGGCCCCATCCGCAGCGCACTCTACCAGGCCCCACCCCGCCTCGAGGAGGCCGCCCGCAGCCTCGGCTATAAACCCCTGCAAGCCTTCTTCAAGGCCACCTTCCCCCTGCTGCGGCGCGGCGTACTGGCCAGCATGGCCCTGGTGTTTTTGTCGGCGGTAAAGGAACTTCCCCTCACCTTCCTGCTCGCTCCGGTGGGTTATTCTACGCTCTCGACCCGCATCTGGGGTTACACCTCCGAAGCCATGTTTGCCGAGGCTGCCCCGTATGCCCTGCTGATCGTGCTATTCTCGGCCGGTTTGGTAGGCCTCTTGCTCTTCCAGGAACGACGATGA
- a CDS encoding ABC transporter ATP-binding protein codes for MKTQPTAPPTARIEPETPILRVEGLSKRFHPDFPPVVQNVSFTVEQGEVFALLGPSGCGKTTTLRLVAGFEQADQGQIWLDGQDITLKPPEERGIGFVFQDYALFPHLSVFQNVAFGLRYLRGKEREARVMEVLGLVGLTVFKDRKPGELSGGQQQRVALARAIAPGPKLILLDEPFSSLDAALRQSTRDEVRALLKQAGIGAILVTHDQEEALSFADRLAVMRSGQLEQTGTPEEVYHHPRTPFVAQFLGRTNLIPGEARGQEAETPLGRIVLVEEAQGAVLLSLRPEGLSLAAPLGHLGIDGKQIEGTVLAREFKGHDVTYRIQLGSRELIVQESPESPFYPGDKVRVLVRARAVVLGRGR; via the coding sequence ATGAAAACCCAACCCACCGCCCCTCCCACCGCGCGTATCGAGCCCGAAACCCCCATCCTTCGGGTAGAGGGCCTGAGCAAACGCTTTCATCCCGACTTTCCTCCGGTTGTACAGAACGTGAGTTTTACAGTCGAGCAGGGCGAAGTATTTGCCCTGCTGGGGCCTTCGGGCTGTGGTAAAACCACCACCTTGCGCCTGGTGGCAGGCTTCGAGCAAGCCGACCAGGGTCAAATCTGGCTGGACGGGCAAGATATTACCCTCAAGCCCCCAGAGGAGCGCGGCATTGGCTTTGTCTTTCAGGACTACGCCCTGTTTCCCCACCTGAGCGTATTTCAGAACGTGGCCTTCGGCCTGCGCTACTTGCGGGGCAAAGAACGGGAAGCCCGCGTGATGGAAGTGCTGGGCCTGGTGGGCCTGACCGTGTTCAAAGACCGCAAGCCCGGCGAGCTTTCGGGTGGGCAGCAGCAGCGGGTAGCTTTAGCCCGGGCCATTGCCCCCGGCCCCAAGTTGATTCTGCTGGACGAACCCTTTAGCAGCCTGGACGCCGCCTTGCGTCAATCCACCCGCGATGAGGTGCGTGCTCTTTTGAAGCAGGCCGGCATTGGGGCCATCCTGGTTACCCACGACCAGGAAGAAGCCCTCTCCTTTGCCGACCGGCTGGCGGTGATGCGGAGCGGGCAGCTCGAGCAAACCGGCACCCCCGAAGAGGTCTACCACCACCCCCGCACCCCCTTTGTGGCCCAGTTTTTGGGGCGCACCAACCTGATACCCGGCGAGGCCCGTGGCCAGGAGGCCGAAACCCCCCTGGGGCGCATTGTGCTTGTGGAGGAAGCCCAGGGTGCCGTACTGCTCTCCCTGCGTCCCGAAGGGCTGAGCCTGGCTGCTCCCTTGGGTCACCTGGGCATAGACGGCAAGCAGATCGAAGGTACGGTGCTGGCCCGCGAGTTCAAGGGCCACGACGTAACCTACCGTATCCAGCTCGGCAGCCGTGAGCTTATCGTGCAGGAAAGCCCGGAAAGCCCCTTCTACCCTGGCGATAAGGTACGGGTGCTGGTGCGGGCCAGAGCGGTGGTGTTGGGCCGGGGAAGGTGA
- the truA gene encoding tRNA pseudouridine(38-40) synthase TruA — protein sequence MTLALAEQAISENTGRRRILLTLEYDGTGFAGLQTQAQGQRTVQQELEAALSKIPGARPKIWPCGRTDAGVHALAMPVHYNTTDRIPVEKIPYALNSLLPPDIRALRAEEVLPDFHARKSCHWREYRYRILQRRMPPALERHRVWWIPQSLNLIPLRHALESLVGTHDFRAFAVKEERSTVRTIYRAHLEVWPTEGGREIWLEFVGSGFLRGQVRSMVGTLVEVGLGKRDSSSIAALLQGGTRKDAGATAPPHGLYFVRAGYQPYRH from the coding sequence ATGACACTCGCTTTGGCAGAACAGGCGATATCGGAAAACACAGGTCGCAGGCGCATCTTGCTCACCCTCGAGTACGACGGCACCGGGTTTGCCGGCCTGCAAACCCAGGCCCAGGGCCAGCGCACGGTGCAACAGGAGCTCGAGGCTGCCCTCAGCAAAATTCCTGGAGCAAGGCCCAAAATTTGGCCCTGTGGCCGCACCGACGCCGGCGTGCACGCGCTGGCCATGCCGGTGCACTACAACACCACCGACCGCATTCCTGTGGAGAAAATCCCCTACGCCTTGAACAGCCTATTGCCCCCGGACATCCGGGCCCTGCGGGCCGAGGAAGTGCTGCCGGACTTCCATGCCCGCAAGAGCTGCCACTGGCGCGAGTACCGCTACCGCATCCTGCAACGCAGAATGCCCCCAGCCCTGGAGCGGCATCGGGTCTGGTGGATTCCGCAGTCGCTCAACCTGATTCCACTGCGCCATGCCCTGGAATCGTTGGTGGGCACCCACGACTTTCGCGCCTTTGCGGTCAAGGAGGAGCGCTCTACGGTGCGAACCATCTACCGGGCCCACCTCGAGGTCTGGCCCACCGAGGGCGGGCGGGAAATCTGGCTCGAGTTTGTGGGCTCGGGCTTTCTGCGCGGACAGGTACGCAGCATGGTGGGCACGCTGGTCGAGGTGGGGCTCGGTAAGCGGGACTCCAGTTCCATTGCCGCTTTGCTGCAAGGCGGCACCCGCAAGGATGCCGGCGCCACGGCGCCTCCGCATGGCCTGTATTTTGTGCGCGCGGGCTACCAGCCCTACCGCCACTGA